In Globicephala melas chromosome 20, mGloMel1.2, whole genome shotgun sequence, the genomic window GTGAACGCGGCCGCGACGCCCTGACCGCACCTGCCGCCCGCAGGACCATGGCCCACGCGGAGCGCACCTTCATCGCCATCAAGCCCGACGGCGTGCAGCGCGGCCTGGTGGGCGAGATCATCAAGCGCTTCGAGCAGAAGGGATTCCGCCTTGTGGCCATGAAGTTCCTTCAGGTGACGCGCCCCGCTCCCCTCCTCCCGCGGCGGCGAGGTCGCGGGTGGTTTTCCTTACCCGCAGCGTCGATCCGAGTGTCTTTTCCTAGTCGGAGTCCCCCTTGGCTGATTTCGGACCCGCGAATACCCCTTTGCTTTGGGCCTccaacgcccccccccccagggctCCACGGGCCCCCTAGACCCTTCCCCGAGGCCCGGGGGGACAGACGCCCTTGGAAGGTTAAGCGGAGGTGACGTGACTCAGGCTCCGGGGCTGCTTCCTTCCCGCGGCTGCGACGGGCAGTGGGTCACAGGGGGGCAGCAGGGAGTGGATGAGGTCTGCGCCCCGGGCCCCCGCAGGTCCACCCAGGCACGGGATGGAGGCTGGAATCCTTTTGTGCTTCAGCTTGCAGCTCTGAGATGATTGAGGTCTTAGGTGGGGTGTGCCTTACTCTGCCCTTTCTCTGCAGGCTCCCTTTGGCATAGGGCAGTAACTTTATCTTCCAATTTGGGGTACAGATCTGGACCTTAGGGGATAAGTACCTAAGAACTGAAATTTAAACCAAGCTTTCTCAGTTAACGTCTGAAATGTTTAAAAGGGCATTAGGAATGGGCCAGAGGGTTTGATATGACCTGTCTGGCATATTTCCTTTGATTGCAGCCAACACTTAACTCTCTAACCACCCCTTTCTAAGGATTATAACGTCCGTCAGGTCATTGACATGAGGGTGTCTTCATGATCAGAACAGTCTTTCCGCTAAGATAGCATCAGTTTCATGGTttggatggtttttttttttttttttttaaatacacaccTTATGAATGTGAGCTAAAATACACACCCAGACTTTTAGAGAACCTACCGTGTTactggtggggggaggtgggcaggtTCTGAGGATGGGAGAGAGCCATATTTGAGCCTTTCTAGTTTACTTCCTAATTGGTACCTCCTCTTCAATGCCAGGCCTCTGAGGAACTCCTGAAGCAGCACTACATTGACCTGAAAGACCGCCCATTCTTCCCAGGGCTGGTGAAGTACATGAACTCTGGGCCGGTTGTGGCCATGGTAAGTGCTTGTGCTGGAGGAGAGGGAACCAAGGAAGTAACGGCTGATAGGTAACCGGGTTTGCTCAGTGTCTTCATGTTCCTTTTTAGACATCTTCCGCAGATGCTCCAAATTCCTTGTTTTACAAAGGCAGCCTGCTGGAGTGAGTTAGTTTACAGACCAACTGGGAACTtgggaggaaaaaggaagtgaGAATCAGAACTTAAAAAGAGTTCTCTGTGATCCTGTGCTAGAAATGAACTggtctatttcttcctgtggcATTAATGTCCAATTGGAAATGAAGTGAATAGAGGTAGAGGGTATAATAGGGAGTTAATAAAATTGTTGGGAAAGAAGCCCTACTTCCTGTTCCCTGAGGGtgaccttttcttctttctgcttttccctGGAATACATTTTCCCCTTTCATGTCAGTCTTTGCCATGTCTTGCTCTAACAGTCTTCTGCGATGCCCTTCCCACTGATCCTGTTCCAGTCTGCTCACTTTTCTTTACCCTTTCCCCACTATTTTTTGAGTTTGTGGCTGCATAAAGATTCTTCAGTCTTTTTAATCTCTGTCTCAGCCAGAGTGGGAAGTCCCCAAGTTGGGCAGACTTTTTCTCTGTATCCTAGCAATACACTTGGGATGGAGTATGGAGTATTTTATATCGGCCCCTACTACTACTGGGGATGGCTGATAATCATGTCACTGATTGGTCTTACTGATATGTGCTGTTAGGTAGAggcaaatgtttgtttttaatggtcCTGAATGGCAGAACTGATGAAATTCCTCTTCCCTAATGTCAAGGTCTGGGAGGGCCTGAATGTAGTGAAGACAGGGAGAGTGATGCTTGGGGAGACCAACCCAGCGGATTCTAAGCCGGGCACCATTCGTGGCGACTTCTGCATTCAAGTTGGCAGGTAAGTTCCAAGGGACACTAATGACTTTTCCTCAAAGCCACTTAACTTgggtttaaaacaaacatttttggcacattccaattttagaaaattctgaaCGTTTAAATTAGGTGGTAATTATCATTGGATGAACGCTTTCTTGAATAGTTACTTCTCTAGGCTACCTAAAATTTTAGCCAAGGCATTGCACAAGGGAGCTGCCCGCGGTGGGTCCTTCGTGACGGCAGAAAGTGCGGATAGTGGGGCAAGGAAGGGGTCTAGCCTTGGCTCTGCCCTTTGTGGTGCTGTGTCCAAGGGTGTGTCACTTTTAGCCTTTTTGGTTCCCTAACTCATACAGAATCTCTACAAAAATTTGTATAGTTAGGAGACTCAAATGGAATAAAGGGATTGTCAATAAGCGTGAATGTTTTGATTGGACTTTGCACATTAGTGTTGTAAGAAAATACAGCAGCAATGGCTGTTGATAATGAATACGTCACATCTAGTTTGGGTTTTGGTCTGTGTATtcctgtatttttcaaaatttgagaAGTAATGTTTTGTGGCAATCTTGGGTACAAGcactgttttgaaattttagaagCATAATAAAGTTGAACCAAGTGATGCTTTTGGCTTAAgtacttttatagttttatagttgCTTTTAAGAGGAGATACTTGGGGGTGGTCAGCTGCTTCAAGGAGCAACTGGCTGAAAAGGTCTTCAGTGACTGTCCTTTGCTTTATCCATTGAACAGActtttgtactttaaaatgtaACTAGAAATTGTTCTCCTTCTTAGGAACATCATTCATGGCAGTGATTCAGTAAAAAGTGCTGAGAAAGAAATCAGCCTGTGGTTTAAGCCTGAAGAACTGGTTGAGTACAAGTCTTGTGCTTTTGACTGGATTTATGAGTAAGAGGTGGACGGAGCATAGTCCCCTCTGGCACCACCTGATGTGTCCCTGGGCACAGCTCTTCATTCCACTAACTTGGAAGCAGTAGGATGGATGTTCCTTTCCTAAAGTATATCTACCAATAAAGCCTTTGAAAACGGGGTGCAGACTCTGGTGATTACTGGTTACTAAGCTGGAAGAAGACGTGACTTGGTTCCCTGGCTATCGTAGTGTTATCCAGAACAAATTAATCCTGCTTGTTATGGAAAAATGATTTAATCCTTCTCAGCACCTGGTATACTTCCAGACTCTAGGAGGGAAAGCAGTGAGGCTGAAGAGGACAAGTGTGGCACTGGCTGTGTATCTGAGGAAACTAGTAAAGAAATAATGAACATAATAAAGATCCCAACCACTTTAGCTGATGTAGAAATGCACATTTCTGTACAAAGAATTTGTTGAAACTTGGCAGAATGAAACGTAGACTAGTCAAGTTGTCCAGATTCACATTCTTGTTGATTGCAAATTGGGCAAGTTATGTATGAGGAAACGGAAGCCTAAGGACGCCTGTAAGGTGAGGATGATACCATGGCAATgcaggattaaatgaaacaatgcatGTAAAGCAGTTAACCTAGTGCCTGGCTACACAAATTTTCCCTGCCACCCTACCTCCCTTCTTACTCTACCCTGGGATGAGGTATTTATCATGCCTATTTCCTGGGCTAGTAGTAAGTGGTTACAAAATCCACATTGCCTGTTCATTTTGCTGGATTGGTACAGTTGTAAAATGGTGCCAAGGAGCACCTATCAATAGAAATGTTCACTGTCATCTGGAGTCTGCCTTAAAAATGAGATTACAGAAATATGTGGGTTTATGAATACCTGTTTTCTCAGGAAACCGGTGAAAGCTTTTCATCCCACTTCCATATAAAAGACTCAacattacttgtttttttttttttttttggccacatggctttgcaggatctcagttccccgaccagggattgaaccctgggccacagcagtgaaagcccagaatcctaaccactaggccaccagggaacgcCCTCAACGTTACATTTTTTTATGCACGTTGCTATACTATAAGACAACGACAGACACATCAACAGCTTGGTACAGAAGTGTCAGGATTCTAATTTCGAGTCAATGATCGacaagaaatttaacattttctaaattattttttagtttcaagTGAATCTCATGTTTGTGTGCTACGTGCTTTCACTGCATTAAATGGCAGTTTACTGAAATTAGATCCTGGGGCAGGCCTGGGGCCTGCATTCTAATGTGGAGGTGCCCACCCTGGACCCACATGCACAGTGGCTAAGGTACctgtcagcagcagcagcagcggttACTCtgtgtatagtatagtatagtatagtatagtataggcttactctgtgccagggttGTTCTAAGAACTTCACGTACATGAATTCATTTAATGTTCACAACTCTTAGGAAGTTGGTACTAGTATCCTATTTTataattgaggaaactgagtcaagtTAGAGCGCTTAACAAGTGAAGGAGTCAAGTTCCAATGCAAGTAGCTGGCTTCAGACTCTGCTCTTGGCCACTGTGCTTTACTACCTTTATATAGTTTTCCAAGTGACGTGATAAAAGTCATGAGTTTGGAGGGTGATGAAGTCAAATTTGGAGTGGTGAGAGCTGAGAGGAAGGATATGAATGTTAGGACTTAATTTGGTAGAACTGAATGAGGAAGGGTAGGCTATGGTGAGGACAAAAGCACTGCCTCTGGAGTAAGGTTGGACCTAATCCTATGTAACAGCTGGGTGTGTGAAAGTGGACAACTAATTCAGAAACTTTTATGCTTtcataaaactgtattttaaacatataataaatgcattttaaaaaatgcattactttttatataattatttgttaataGGCAAGCCCTGCTTTGGCCTGCTCGTGAGGCTTGGAATTCTTAACAGGCCAAAGAGGGATGTCAACCTAGCCTCAGTAAGAGTCTGCAGAAAGGAAATAGTTGCTGTTCTCCCCGTCTCACAAGGCTGGATAAACAACACAGTGCTAAAGTTACTTGTTTTGGGGAAACATTTGTTCCTCTTAAAACATGGGCATAAAGCACTTTAGGAAACTAGTTTCCCAAGAGGCGCGTAAGGGTTTAAAGAAGAATGTATATGTCAGAGCTCGGGGTAGTAATTGAGGCCAACCTGGGAATTCCAGTTTACTAGGGCAACTGTTTTCAAGCCATTTTAGGTAGGAAGCAGGGCAGAAATTAGGTTCTGTCTTTCTTGGAGtgtgttatatttttctaaagtgaTGAAATTAACTACTAAAGATACCCAATCCATCTCATTACTATCTAACATCCATAAAATTCTCTACAAACTGCTTCTGCAGTAAAAGTTGGATAACTTCCCACAGAATCAGCTGTTGATAAAGGAGGGTGTCTGCGTTCCCTCTTAATGTAAACAGCAAGAGCAAGCTGGGATAATTCATTTACATCCTATGAACCTTGTTGCTGAGGTTAAtggagctggaaaaaaaaaaaaagtctcctagCAATCATGCCAACCCTGAAACACCATGTTCTGACTAAAGTGATTTAATTTCCCCACAAGGGGTCCACACTCACCCCTCCCGTGTTTTTTGCCTATTCCCTCCAAGTGAGATCCTGGCTCAAATGCAACTATGGCCATATATCCACCCATATCCTCTTCCTCTCGTCAGCCAGCAGTAAATTCTTCCTCACTTGTGCTGGCTTACCTTATGAGAGTACAGGTTCTGTGAGGGAGGAACTGATCTGACTTTCCCAGGTGCCTTCGACTGCTTATAGAAGGcactcaaggggcttccctggccgtccaatggttaagactccgtgcttccactgcagggggtgcaggttcaatccctggttggggaactaggatcctaaATGCtgtgtggcgcggccaaaaataaataaacaaataaataaataaaaggcggCACTCAATATTtcgaataaaaaaggaaatccctcAAATATCAAAGCATATTAAAGAATTGCTCATATACAACTTAACTTTAACGTTTTATTTTGTGTAAAAAAGGGCAAATTTAGTGAATTATTTTCATCTTGTACACAAAGTTATAATTTTAATGCTTTTCACATCCATGCTGAAAATTTGCAATTTGGTAAAAATGAAAGGAACATAAATTTCTCCAAAGGAATTTTTCACGCCATTATATACACTTTACGAGAAA contains:
- the LOC115843553 gene encoding nucleoside diphosphate kinase B; translated protein: MAHAERTFIAIKPDGVQRGLVGEIIKRFEQKGFRLVAMKFLQASEELLKQHYIDLKDRPFFPGLVKYMNSGPVVAMVWEGLNVVKTGRVMLGETNPADSKPGTIRGDFCIQVGRNIIHGSDSVKSAEKEISLWFKPEELVEYKSCAFDWIYE